In the genome of Nycticebus coucang isolate mNycCou1 chromosome 12, mNycCou1.pri, whole genome shotgun sequence, one region contains:
- the ETFRF1 gene encoding electron transfer flavoprotein regulatory factor 1, with product MKMANSLRGEVLNLYKNLLYLGQEYPKGADYFKRRLRNAFLKNKDVKDPEKIKELIRRGEFVMKELEALYFLRKYRAMKQRYYSDTNKTN from the exons atgaaaatgGCCAATTCTTTAAGAGGAGAAGTATTGaatctttataaaaat CTGCTGTATCTTGGACAAGAATATCCAAAAGGAGCAGACTATTTTAAAAGGCGTTTGAGGAAcgctttccttaaaaataaagatgtgaaGGACCCAGAGAAGATCAAAGAACTTATTCGACGTGGTGAATTTGTAATGAAAGAGCTAGAAGCCTTATACTTTCTTAGGAAATACAGAGCTATGAAACAACGCTATTATTCAGATACCAACAAAACTAACTGA